CTGGGAGGGCTCGCCCTTCTCCGCAAACGCCGGCGCACGACGCACGGACGTGACGAAGTGTATGTTGCCGCGGCCGCCCACGCCGCCCGGTGCCACGACGACCCTCTGTCCCACCTTCGTGAGGTCCGCGATGTCGTAGAGGGGCTCCATGGTCTGGGGATCGAGCTCGTGCACCACGGTGCCCAGCGGCACCTTCAGCACAAGGTCCTGCCCGTCCCTGCCATGCTTGCGCGCGCCCTTTCCGTGGGTTCCCCTCTCGGCGCGGAAGTGGTGCTTGAAGCGGTAGTCGATGAGCGAGGAGAGCTGCGGGTCGGTCTCGAGGACCACGTCGCCGCCGCGGCCGCCGTCGCCGCCGTCGGGCCCGCCCTTAGGCACATGCGCCTCTCGGCGGAACGACATGCATCCCGCACCGCCGTCCCCGCCCCTCACGTTGATGCGACATACGTCGGTAAATGTGTTGGTTGGCATTGTAACCTCCTTGGCTGTGTCAAATGGTAAGCCATCCTGGCCCGACATTCGACATCGTCTCGCACGTGTCCGCCAAGATAGAAAAACACCCCGGACCAGGGGCCCAGGGTGTCATTCGCGTCTGTGTGCCGCAACTAGGCGGTGCGGACGTGCACGTAGTGCTTCTTGCCCTTCACGAACTCGACGGTGCCGTCTGCGAGGGCGAACAGGGTGTCGTCCTTGCCGCGGCCGACGTTGTCGCCCGGGGTGATGTGCGTGCCGCGCTGGCGAACGATGATCTGGCCGGTCTTGACGGCCTGGCCGCCAAAGATCTTGGTGCCGAGGCGCTGGGCGTTGGAGTCGCGACCGTTACGGGAAGTACCCTGGCCTTTCTTGTGAGCCATTCTGTTACCTGCTCTCTACGTAGCTAAGAAAACTTGAAACTGTGAAGACTACTCTGCGGCTTCCTCGGTAGAGGCAGACTTTGCGGCAGTCCTGGTGGTCGGCATGGAGGTGACCTGGAGCTTCGTCAGGTTCTGACGGTGACCCTTGGTGCGGTGATAGCGCTTGCGCTTCTTCAGCTTGAAGACGAGGACCTTCTCGCCCTTGAACTGGTCGAGCACCTCGCAGGTGACCTTCTTCTTCGCGAGCGTGGCAGCGTCAACGACGGTCTTCTTGCCATCATTAAGCATGAGGACGTCAAGCTTGACCTTGTCGCCAGGCTGCGCGTCGAGCTTCTCGACATCGAAGATGTCGCCCTTGGCAACCTTATACTGCTTGCCACCAGTGGTAACGATTGCGTACATGTGTTAACCCTTCATTACTGGTTCTAGTGCAACAGCTGAACATCTTACTAGCGATGACCTGCAGAGTCAACGGGGAAACATCGTTCACACGCAGAACACGCCTAGCACAGAATACCTGCGTTTAGGCGCCCCCGACGGCGCTTGGGAGCGGCTCCACGAGATTGCCATCTTCACCCTCGTGCCACTGCCCCACGCGGCACACGGAAAGCGTCGGACGGCCGGACAGCGCGACGTCGGCCGCAAGACGCTCCGTCGAAAACGCCGCGTCAAGCAGCACCTGCGGTCGCAGCGCGCCGTCGTTCGAGGAGCGCGTGGCGAGAAGGACGCGGAGTCCCTCCTCGCACGGCGTCACGTCCCATGAGACCAGCGCGCGGCCGAGGTCGATGGACTTGGGCTTCTCGCCCCTCATGTAGTGGAGCTCGCCCTTCTCCCTCAGCTCCCCGAGCGCCGCGTCGAGCGCGCGCGCCGACCGCGGGCCGCGCACCGTCACGTCCCAGTCCGCGCGGTTCACCCAGGCCTCGAGGGCAGGAAGCCGGCGCGACACGTATGCCGCGGCGTCTGGCGCAAGCCCGCGCGGCGTCGCGGCGCGCAGCATCTCTAGAGCGCTGGCGGGATCCGGGTGCTCCGTCACCATGAGGTCGTAGTACTCCCCCGTCGAGGACGCCCCCACGGGCAGCGCCTGCGAGAATTGGAGCCTGATGCGCCGCGCGAAGCCGTTGCCCACGGCAAACGGCACGCCGGAGCGCCTGATGGAGCGGTTGATGGTGCCAAGCACCTCGAGGTGGCCCAGGTAGGCCAGGCGCCCGTCCTTGCGATACCTCACGCGCAGCCGCGACTGGTTGCTAGTGTCTGCCATGCCTGTCCCCCACGATCGCGTTCTCAACACCGAGCTTCGGGCACACGCCGCAGCCCACGCAGCTCTCCCTCGTGCAGTCCGGCGTCGTCACGCCCTGCGTCGCACGGCGGTACTCGCGCCTCAGGAACCCCTGCGACACTGCCGGCGACGTGTGCTCCCACGGCAGGCGCACGTCGAGCGGCGTGTCAGCGGAGGCGATCGCCTCCAGGTCCATGCCCACCTCGGCCGCCGCGGCCGTCCAGCGCTCGAACGAGAACTGGTCCGTCCACGCGTCGAAGCGACAGCCGTGCCGCCACGCCGCGAGGATGAGGTCGAAGCCACGGCGCCCGACCTTCGAGAGCACGGCCTCGATGAGCGAGACCTCCGCGTCGTGATACGAGATCTTGATGGCATGGTCCGGGCACGTGCTCAAGAGCAGCTGCTGCCGTCTGCGCACCTCCTGGAGGTCGAGCTGGCCGCACCACTGGAACGGCGTGTACGCCTTCGGCACGAACACCGCGACGGAGATGGAAACGCTCACGCCACTCTTGGGCCCCCTGCCAACGACGCTTCGGCCTATCTCCAACACGCGGTCGGCGGTCTCGTTGATCGCCACGATGTCGTCGTCCGTCTCGGTCGGCAGGCCCATCATGAAGTACAGCTTCATACGGCGCCAACCGTTACGAAACGCGTTCTCGGCCGCGGTGTCTATGTCCTTCTCGGTCACGTTCTTGTTTATGACGTCGCGCAGGCGCTGGCTTCCGGCCTCCGGGGCGAACGTGAGGCCGCCGCGCTTTGACCCTCCCACCTCCGCCGCCATCTCGACGCCAAACGAGTCCAGGCGCTGCGACGGGATGGACACGCGCACGCCCGTTCCGCGGACGTCCTCGTTTAAGGTGTGCAGGATCTGCGCGCACTGCGAGTGGTCCGTCGTGGAGAGCGACGTGAGCGACACCTCGTCGTGCCCGGTGAGCGCAAGGCCCTCGCGCGCCGCGGCAACCACCTGCTCCGCCGGGCGCTCGCGCACCGGTCGGTACGTCATGCCCGCCTGGCAGAAGCGGCAGCCGCGCGCGCAGCCGCGCAGCACCTCCACGGCAAGGCGGTCCTGAACCACGTCCATGTACGGCACGATCCTCTGCGGTACGGGCTCCGTGGACGAGAAGTCCTGCAGGCTTCGCTTGTACACCACCGCGGGCGCGCCCGTCTGCGGCTTCGGGACGGCGTAGCCCCACTGCGTCGACGTGTCGTCCACGACGACGTCGTACAGGCTCGGCACGTACACGCCCTGAACGCGCGAGAGCTCGAGCAGTATGTCGCGCCTGGCCAGTCCCCTCGCGCGCGCGTCGCGCACGCACGAGCAGATCTCGACCATGGCCTCCTCGCCGTCACCCAGAAGCACCGCGTCGAACATGGGCGAGACCGGCTCGCAGTTCCACACGGACGGTCCGCCCGCCACGACGATGGGGTCGTCCTGCGCACGCTCCTCCGCGCGAACGGGGATGCGCGAGAGGTCGAGCGCCTCAACGATGTTCGTGCACGCCATCTCGTGAGCGAGCGTGAATCCCACCACGTCGAAGGACGCTATGGGAGAAGAGCTCTCCAGCGCAAGCAGCGGCACGTCCTTTGCGCGCA
This sequence is a window from Parafannyhessea umbonata. Protein-coding genes within it:
- the rpmA gene encoding 50S ribosomal protein L27; this encodes MAHKKGQGTSRNGRDSNAQRLGTKIFGGQAVKTGQIIVRQRGTHITPGDNVGRGKDDTLFALADGTVEFVKGKKHYVHVRTA
- the rplU gene encoding 50S ribosomal protein L21 — protein: MYAIVTTGGKQYKVAKGDIFDVEKLDAQPGDKVKLDVLMLNDGKKTVVDAATLAKKKVTCEVLDQFKGEKVLVFKLKKRKRYHRTKGHRQNLTKLQVTSMPTTRTAAKSASTEEAAE
- a CDS encoding TIGR03936 family radical SAM-associated protein, with the protein product MADTSNQSRLRVRYRKDGRLAYLGHLEVLGTINRSIRRSGVPFAVGNGFARRIRLQFSQALPVGASSTGEYYDLMVTEHPDPASALEMLRAATPRGLAPDAAAYVSRRLPALEAWVNRADWDVTVRGPRSARALDAALGELREKGELHYMRGEKPKSIDLGRALVSWDVTPCEEGLRVLLATRSSNDGALRPQVLLDAAFSTERLAADVALSGRPTLSVCRVGQWHEGEDGNLVEPLPSAVGGA
- a CDS encoding TIGR03960 family B12-binding radical SAM protein; amino-acid sequence: MRLRREDLYSRLEPLLGQVEKPSRYLDHEWGAIEEQNGPFHVVLMYPDVYEVGLPNMGLSILYTAINRVEGMSCERGYLPWVDMADLMRAKDVPLLALESSSPIASFDVVGFTLAHEMACTNIVEALDLSRIPVRAEERAQDDPIVVAGGPSVWNCEPVSPMFDAVLLGDGEEAMVEICSCVRDARARGLARRDILLELSRVQGVYVPSLYDVVVDDTSTQWGYAVPKPQTGAPAVVYKRSLQDFSSTEPVPQRIVPYMDVVQDRLAVEVLRGCARGCRFCQAGMTYRPVRERPAEQVVAAAREGLALTGHDEVSLTSLSTTDHSQCAQILHTLNEDVRGTGVRVSIPSQRLDSFGVEMAAEVGGSKRGGLTFAPEAGSQRLRDVINKNVTEKDIDTAAENAFRNGWRRMKLYFMMGLPTETDDDIVAINETADRVLEIGRSVVGRGPKSGVSVSISVAVFVPKAYTPFQWCGQLDLQEVRRRQQLLLSTCPDHAIKISYHDAEVSLIEAVLSKVGRRGFDLILAAWRHGCRFDAWTDQFSFERWTAAAAEVGMDLEAIASADTPLDVRLPWEHTSPAVSQGFLRREYRRATQGVTTPDCTRESCVGCGVCPKLGVENAIVGDRHGRH